In Ananas comosus cultivar F153 linkage group 10, ASM154086v1, whole genome shotgun sequence, the sequence aggaagaaaaaattataaagttacaACAAGTCAACAATTGTGTTGGTCCGTACAGAAATTAGATACCATTTAACTTTTTCGATACTGGAATACACATTGAGTCATTCgtcgtatttatttttatcatctaATGATTCAAACGAAGCTGAAAAACATGATAAATTATTCGCTGTGTAACACTCCACATGGTTTTTATAAGTATCCGTAATCAGTCAACATGCACGAAGTATTTTGAGCGCTTTCTTGGAGAAATTTGGTAGTTTAGGTGGCTTCGCTGAATTTATCTCCACCAAGAATTTGgtataagaaaatgaaaaaaacaagTTATAGGAAGTCCAAGAGgagaaaatagaagaaaaactaaaataaatattaagccTCTTTAAggtaaaaaaatcttttaaaaacacGTAATTGGGCACGAATTTATGTTAAGAATCATTGTATCAGTACTCATCGATCTTATTCGAGAGTCTAATACTTAATTTTACGATTGGAGTGCATTAATCAAGCCACAATATTTGCACAGAAATATCCATTCTATTCTTAGGCACAAAAGAACCGCATAAAATCCAAGTCCCTTTGGTGTGTATAGTAACTAGACAAAGATGAGCACAGGGCCAATGTTAATACAAAAATGCACTAGGCAAAAACACAATACTCACCAATTCTTTCGCGGACAATCAATTTATTTGCATTCCTCAATTACACTCTTGTTCCAGTGATCCCTTCCAGAAAAAAGCAAGCCAAGGCGCTTTCGCGAAAAAGCGATACAAAACTATACCGTAGAGAAATGGCCATACATTCTCAACTACtcccatatatatatcttcGAATGAGCAATATATTATTGGTTTTGTACAAGGCTTGCATATAAGGCTGGAATTTCAATGCGTAAAATGCATGAGAAGGATCCTATGCTTTCGcggcaaaaaatgaaaaaaatcgaggtgtaaaaacaaaataaaaggtcaGCTTGAGCTATGAAATGAGCAAAAGAAATCGACAAGAAGGTCTCACGTAGCTGTTTGAATGCTCAAGGATGAGACTTTCTTCTGCAGTTTCCCCTTCAGCTGCCTGATCTTAGCATCGACCCTCGCGGAGAAACCAATCTTAGTCTCCTGCCTCGCCTTAGAACTCTCCCGTTTCCACATAATCTGATCCTCTACATCTTTTTTGTAATGTTTAATCTCCTGAATAACATGGTGATCAAGTGGATTGCATGCTCTCTGATAGGAGATATGGGCCAAGTATGGGAGGTTGCAAGCAACAGTAACTAGAAGGGTCACAGACCAGTATATCGGGGCCGATCCGAGGGCTTCTAGAAGAATCTGGAAGTTGTTTCCGGAAATCAATGGCGATGTCATTCCGTAGGCTAGAAGGAAAAGGTACCATGTGGTGACGCTGCCCCACACAAAGAGGTGCTGAATCCATGTGAAGTGGCTCATCGTGAGGGCGATCTGGACGTTGACGGCCCAGATTATGCAAGTGAACATGGCGGTCCCCACGGCGGCCATGTCAGCGGTCTGGCCTTCTGGGCGGAAGGCCTGATTGTAGAAGATGCCGATgttgaggaagaagataactaaGGATGAGTAGAGACCATTGCCCATCCAACCAAAAATCCTATTCCAGTCGAAGAAAAGGTTTCTCGGTCCTTGCTGATACAAGGCTGGGAACTGCAGAATAATTTGTGTGCAATTGAAATAATTAAAGGTACACAAACAATACAAAACTCACGGGGAGGTTGGATTTGTATttgaagcaaaaagaaaaattaacgaCGAGCTTTTTCATCAGTTCAATGGTGTATATGTAGGCAATCATGCTGACGGAGCGCACACAAAAATTCAGATGGTGCAGGGATATTATAATTTCTGACGGACAACACAACATTGTTTTATCTCAGAAGATTACTACAATTTATAGATAGACATCCAAAGTGAAGACCAGAGTAAATGTAGTTCACCTGTAAGCAGACTTCAGAAGGAACGTCTTGCTCAAAGACTCCGAGCGATATCACGGGCAATGAGGTGAGGATGACATTGAAAAGGATCATGTACCAGTCGTCATATACTGACTGGCCGGAGAACGCAGTGTATGCCTCAAAGTAGAATATCGTGAGGCCGAAAGCAATATTCTTGTAGAAAAAGTAACATATCTGAATGCAATTAGATCAAAGTATTAGTAAAATAGAGCCCACCATACAGAAAACGGATGTGTTTCTAGCTAGCCATTACCATCTGCGCAATCCTCTTGTAGCACCAGTGACCATGAACAAGAAGCAGCCGCTCAAGAAAACGAAATTGGGAAATAGAAAAATCGCTAGCCATCACGGCCTGCCCCAAACAGAACAATCCTGATTATGATTAGTACCGAAAGAGATGAACAAAAATGGAATTCCCGGAAGACAGGGAAATCAGGTTCCTGAGAAAACAAAGTATTTTCTTGTCTTTGCAAATTTGTATCATAATCTTCTTTATTAACTAAAGCACCACTGAGACTCCTTGTCACGACTCATGAATATATAAATCAGAGATTTTGGCCATGtcaatttgatttataaaaaaaattaaataaaaaataagaaacagaaaaaaaaaaaaaaagaagaaagaaagatcaAAGAAGCATAAGAGAAAAACAAGCAAATCATTTTTTCGCCAAATGccaagaaaaataaatagaagcACTGAAAAATCAACCTGCATTCCCTCCACGCCGCTGATACCAACACCGATATCAGCTTCTTGAATCATGCCGACATCATTTGCACCATCACCTATAGCTAAAGTGGTTTGGCCCGTTCCTTCATTAACCAGTCGAGTGACCTAAATCAGAAAATGAGATTCATTTTAAAGTAACCCTACATGTTAATTTCACCGCTTTGTAGGTATCAACTATGGGTACCAGTGCTTTCTGCTTTGGAGAGACCCGACAGCATATGACAGAAGCACAATCAATTGCTAGGTTCAAAAAGTGGGTCTTCATATCATCCTCCAAGGCATACGTCAAAGTTTTGCCATCGATTATCAAGGCAAATGCTGCGTGAGGATCCTTTTCCAGCTTGACCATTTGTGAAGCATTAGTTATTTGCAGCAAAAGATTCTCCTTTGCTTCCTGCTCATTCGTCAAAGATAAAAGCAAAGCCTACCATAAAAAGACTTACTGCAGAGATCAACGCCTGAAACTGTAGTAAGCTAAATGATTTACAAAAACTACCTTTCTTGCATCTTGTGAGATTAAGTCACCGTTCACTGTGGACAAACATATCTGTTTCATGCCTTGCCTAAGTAAGCTGCATGCAAATCTGCAAAGATGAAATGAACTGTCAAGTTACATATATTGCAtatttgtcataattttttgtGTAGCTATAATGGTTTGAAAGGTTACCCTATATTGATTGCTGTTTCCATTTTATCACCAGTCAGAACCCAGATTTTGAGACCAGCTTGAGCTAATTTATCTATACACTGAGGAAcctgaaaaagaaagaaagaaatcagCAATGTCAACTGAGAGAGACGATAAATTTAGCGGTAAAACTAAAGGCCAAAAACTTGCTCCTTTTTGTAGTTTATCTTCAACAGCAGTTGCACCCACAAGGATCAGTTCCCTTTCAATCAAATCAGAGACTCGCTCAAGTTGGGCTTCTCTGTCAGGACCGATAGAAGTTTTTGCTTTAAGAAACTCGGTGTTCCATGCAGAATACTCTGTTTCCTCCAGTACTCTGTATGACAGTGCAAGTGTACGCAAGCCTGCTTCCCCGTAGTCACTTAGATGTTTAGTAGTGTCAACCTCGTACATTCTTCCATTCTTTGATAGTCGATCGAAAATGATGCTGtttggagaaagagagaatttaTCCATTAGAGCACGTTTAGCAAGCCAAGATTACTATAGGTATATAATTATAGTGCAGCAGATGATTCAGCAGAAGCACTAACAACATTCATAGATATAGTGTTTGTTCGGCCTAGTTTTCAGAATCAACTCATTAACTCACAGAAACATAAGCTAGGAGGttggcaaacaaaaaaaacttgGTTCTTCACTCGTGGCAAAAAGCTGAAAAGCTTCTAGTCCACAAAAGCTGAAGGTCCAATTAGGAGCTTTGCATTTGCTGGAGCAGGAAACTGTTGGGAAAATCTTAACAAAAGAACCGATTACTGTTTCTTCGAATAACTTTACCCAGGCAGCACTTTTGTGTAAGCTTCAGCTAGCTAGAAAAGAACCACCTTTCATCAGCAAAAATAAGCAAAGAAGCAAACTGACGTGGCAATTGCGGTATCATACCTGTCCGCTCCTTTGCAAAGAAGAAGAATTTGCCCAGCTTCGTCCCGCAAAATTACGGACATCCTTTTCCTTTTGCTGCTGAATTCCAATAGACTGAGAACCTTGAACTCCCTAAAAACAAACGACCTCAAGAGTTAACAAGCCAATACTACGTAAAATTAAAAGATGATACCAGCTAATTATACTTTGGGTCTGCTATATGACCTTTCGACAGGGTACTGAGAAGAGGCATATCTCTCCCTAACAAAGACGCTTGATTGAGTCCTCTTACAGAACTCAAAACCAAATTCCCTTGCAGCAACCAGGAAGGCCCCTTCATCAGGTGATTCCGCTTCGTAGCTAAAACTGCCAGTTTCCTCGTTCATTTCGGGAATTGCTGTGTGACAGAGAGCAAGTATCCTGAAAAACATAAGAATAGTACCGGCACTAGGATCATTTATCCAATTTCCTTGCATGAGTCGGTCGTCTTCAAAGCTGAAACCTTTTATTGCGGGCTTTTTTGCAATATCAACTGTAAATGAAATCCTGTCTTCTAAATCGATTTCCCCGGCTTCTGAAGCCATCTGCTTTGCGGCAGCTATTTCGACTTCACTAGAACGCCGGCCATATGAAACTCCTGCTATGGAACACTTCAAAAAGTCCATCTGATTGCAGGTCAAAGTGCCCGTTTTATCCGATAAAATTGTATGGACTTGGCCAAGCTCCTCGTTTAAGTTCGAGGTCCGTGCGTCAGCGGGATTTCCAGTATCCTCATCATACATATGCAGATCATGGTTGATGAACATAGCTTGTAAAACCTTGACAACTTCGATGGAAACATAGAGTGAGATCGGAATCAAATACCCATAAAGAATGAGTGCCGTGACGAGATGGAAGACGCCGGAAGTAACAGGCTTCGACGGGTCGTACAAGTTTGAGGTGTCGTCTGGTCGCAAATACCACCAGTGTGGCATCCCGAACTTGGTGTTCACGGCAAAGCCGATCGAGCTGATCAGCGATATCAACACAAGCAGCGTGAACAGGATATAAATGATACGGTCCATTTTCCTCTCAATGTTACTCCTCTTGGACGGCGATTGGGTCGCGTTCTGCATGACTTTGCTATCATGACCCGTGAAAACGACCACTCCATAGACATAGGAAGTATTTCGAAGCTTTGAATCCCTGAGAAGAATCTGACTCGGGTCGAGAGCATAGACCTGTCTCTCATATTCGAAATTACCGACGAAGGTGTACAAGCTAGGATTCGGATCCTCGCACCGAATAATGGCCTTAAATTCCCTAAAAGTCCCGTCTTCGTCCAGCGGGAGTGTCACCTCCAAAGCCCTCTTGACCTTCAAATTCGTCTCGCCGTCCAAATTCATGGTCTCGACGTAACAAATGCCGTCCTCGTAGCTCGACGAGAGCAGAAGCAAATCGGCGGGGAAGAACTGATCCTTTTCGACCTTAACGACGTCCCCTACCTGAATCTTCTGCCAATGCTTGTAGCTGAATTGTCCGTCCCCTTTGTGGAAGCTGACCTTCCGGCTGTTAACCTTCATGTCCTGCACGAAGCGCCGCCAATCCTCGAGCGCCTCCTTGGCCATGCTGAGGCCGACGACGAAGGCGAGGGGCGCGATCATGCTGACGTAGGAGAAGGGGGCGATCGGGGTGAGGGAGAGGATGGCGGCGAGGAGGAAGTAGAGGTTGGCGACGCGGCGGAACTGCTCGAACACGGCCTTGGGGAGGAAGGTGAGGATGTTGTACTTGGTGGTGGAGATGTAGTTGGAGGGGTAGCGGAGGGGCTTCTTGCGGTGGATCCGGGGCTGGTTGCAGTGGACGGCGCGGGAGAATCCGGGGCCGCCGAGGGATTGCGCGGCGGCGTCGGAGTCCGAGGGGGAAGCGCAGGGGCGGAGGCAGGAGAACGTGTAGAGCTTGCTCCATCGGAGGAGCTCCCGACGCCGCGCGCCGCGCGCCATTGCCcgattctagggttagggttagggttagggtttgctcAGATCCGATCGGGGGAGAAGGGTGCGTTCCCCTCCATCTACATCTAAATGGATCGGAAAACTAAGCTCTAAAATTCGCAAAAATTTGGGGAATCACACGAAATTTCTCAAATGATCGATTGATTGCCGATCTAAATCACGAATGTGACGAGAAATCTATGGCACACATTGTGTCGGGATCTCCAGAAATCGTTCGAAATCGGCGTTTAATCGGAAATTTAAGAGCAAAATTGCGAGAAATGTACCTTCGAAACGATCAAGAGATCGAAACTTCAACAAGAAAAAAACAaggatttatttaaaaaattaaagaagataGAAACAAATCGCGACGAGAAAAAGCAAAAGAGGATGGATCGAAGGAGACGGAGctcgaaggagagagagagaaacagagagagagagagagaacgcaCGAGGAGcgtgaagaggaggaggaggcccgAACGACTCGGAATCAGAGAGCAGGGGTTTTGGACCGTTCGATCAACTTTACGTTTCGTGCAAcgggagatgagagagagagtgactTGGGGGGTTTCGCGGGTTCCCTCTCGGGCGATTCGAACCAACGGTaggcattattattattattaattattatttctttaataaTATTTCGAATAATTTCTTTATTAAGCTAATTAAACTGCTAACATCGTGTTTTTCCCTTTTCCCCTATTAtaatgtaattattattatgttcgtaataataattaatggtcgtaataataattaatggtCGATGAATTAGAGGGCGAAACTTTGTTAAGTAAACTGTGGGACCCACCAACGTTACGTCAGGTCCGAGCAGCGAGACACGTGTCACGCTACCGATTCTTCTACAGGGTCGAGATCCCCTACAACTCCTCGCGGAAGAAAATGCTACTTCTCGCACTAACCATGGCTCTTGGCCTAATACATCGCGCGCGCGCAACCCGACTTTTAAAGCATTTACTGTTGCAATGGTCCTCGTAAATTACTTTTTATTCAGATATTCTGAATAAGAGAAGATGTTCCccaaccatagttagttaacaaaaattcaatacgggtataaattgaataaaatttatttttaattttttaaatttgttaaaaaatacggctaaaaaacggattcaataattattcggatacatgATTTATACGAATATTATAggttcatcaattaaaaattcagaatcaaaaattcggctatatatattattattattataatttatatatatatattaaatatatttaaaattataataaacatatagtaataatatataagagttatattatatatttataaatattaataaataattNTAAAAAAGAAGCAACACTACATTTAATTTGACTCTTCCAGGTAGCAACCTCGTAAGTGTCAACTAATCTATAATGTAGTTTTCGCAAACATAGTTACTTGATTGTTTTTGTATGGGTGGTTGGAGTTATAATATTTGGCTGGAATCAAAACGGTATACAATTATTTTctcaaagagagaaagagagaattgtTGGAGAAATAAATTATTGCCTGAACCCAGTGCATTCATGCACCTTgcacaccatttttttttttattgagagataggtagtacgctatccgattcgtttatttcatttagaaataaacttaattgaaaatgagaatcaactagtattcgaacttgggtctcgggtaccaaccatcaaaccctttgccacttgctctaggaccGCTGTGCTATTTTCATCCATAGTTTTCGCGGACCCCTCGGGCGAGACGGAATCTGCCGTTGTGGCCCTCTTACTCCCAGCGTCAGCCAgggtggcggaggagaaggaCGCTGACGACACGGACGAGTTCGGTGATTAGAGCGGCGACGACACGACCCGCGAGCACTGTGTTTTTTGggcgaatcattcgcgaatcgcgaataattatttttgacgaaaaaacgtgctttttttttctgaatttttcgaaaaaaatacgaattcggatgtttaatttgtttcttaaaaaattcgctaataattcacaaattattcgcgaattaactaaccatGTTTCCAAATCGAAATACAATACGGAGCTTTTAGTTGGCTAACGACgcagaagagaaagaaaacaaTGTCCTCAAATTAGGTGTTTTTCAatctctttattattatttcataagATTAAGCTAGAGTAAGTATTTTGAGGCCGATACCCAGCCGTGCATTTATACAGTAACTTAGTCTAAATTACTTGGTgccaataaaaaaaagtatagtatagtaaaatataaataggcCCATAAACAAATGACATTGCATACCGGGCAAGGACAAAAGACGATTATCCCcatttatacccaaacgttaattttttacccaaaaataatagttctcggttatccccaccattacaatcattttctatataaaactatctaaaattgttcttatccccgggaacaacccaattttcacccaaacactatttttcttatccccatacttgtatctatccctataatagctagttcttgcttatacccgaaccaaacggtattAGGTAAACTTGAGATACCACTTCTGTGGTTTtccattttttcactttaatattctgaaatttaaaatatattaatttagtaccctttgattttatttttttcttttcatcagattttttttttttcgttaaatctattacaaagttaaaactaaaaggtattaaagcgaatattcaataaacctatgtgaaatatctaaaattttttgtatataatttaataaaatgttaacGAAAGAgctgatgaaaagaaaaaaataaaatcataagatattaaattaatatacttcaaaccacatatatataatataatattgaagtgattgagaaagtgcgaaacaaaagagatagtatttgaagtttatccataaaaatttgataattaatattcgAAGTCACATGTTCAAAGACTAGGCTAGTGGTAAATAGCAATTCTAGTTTGTCAACCACTTACCATCCTCCCtaaaaatatgttttaaatttttttttattttttaaaaagtattttaattagttttctttaaaaatagCAGGAGAAGTGACGTGGCTTAAGCATCAAGGGGGTAACATGCCGATTTTGAAAGTTTACGAGGCCCGCCCAAGTGATAATTGCAGTAAATTTAAGGGGGTTTAATTCAAcctttgtccttttttttttgagaaatgtaTTATTAGGTTATTAAATAGTAGAAAATAATAACACTGAAATCTTCTCTTTACACGGTCTCTCTACCATTGAACTCAGAGGAAGACTATTTAGGTAGCGTTTAGTTtggatataagcaagaactatcTATTACAGaaatagatacaagtatgaagacaaaaaaaatagcatttggataaaaattagattgtttccgaaaataagaaaaataacgtttgaatatataatatagaataaaaaaaatagtgagtagttatatatagaaaataaaggtgTTGATAGAAATAGTTATTCCCAATTATTATACATAACCGATAACTACTATTTTCGGACAAAGAATTAACATTTTGTTATAAAAAGGTATAagagttattccaccccttataGTATAAGAGCTAGTTTGGATAAGACTAATTTTAGCAGCGttacttttttttactaatttatagAAACGCCGTATATGCTTACAAAGAGCTATTTGGATGcttttttaaagtataaaaagCAATAAAAACACCTCAAAAATCTTTAAATTCGTTACAAAAGTAAAGATGGCGTAAATCTTTGGATCTCGGGATTTGCTTTTTCACTCTACgataaaattgaataaaatcaCAAGGTATCCAAACAGCCCCTACTCAGTGATGATaaaattaagggaaaactttaaaaaccccccctgtggtttcatgcattctcactttagtaccctgtggtttaaaacgtatcaatttgctcccctgtggtttcgtttttatcttttcagaagctttttcgttaatatttcgttaaattatatacaaaaaacttcagataaccatctatgtttatcgaatattcactttagtattctttaattttaattttgtcactgatttaagaaaaaaaaaataataaaattgataacaaaaaaagaaaaatgaaaccacaggggggcaaattgatacgttttaaaccacagggtatgaaagtgagaatgcatgaaaccacagggggggtttttgaagttttccctaaaattaaataaaattgattTACGGATCTCGGGATTTGCTTTTTCACTCTAcgataaaattaaataaaatcacaaggtaTCCAAACAGCCCCTACTCCgtgatgataaaattaaataaaattacaagataTCCAAACAGGCCATACTCCGTGATGGTACTCGGGCCATCCTAGGCAGGAGGATGTGGCACTCTTTGTCCTTTGGAGTAGGTTGGGCCGAGGGTCTCAGACTTATAAGCATCAACCACGGAGAAGTGTTGGGCTGGGCTCCAAGGTATGTAATCCCCAGGCTGAGCCCATTAGAACCCTCAACTAGACGTCATATATGCGCTTTGTAACCTAAGCTGCAgttgttctttctttctttaagaGACCATTTGGTTcgatataattatatatacaatacaattaaaaatataataattaaaactatatCCATCCTGTTTAATTAGATATAATAAAAAGCgctgcaactataaataatttatttagttatatatatatatatatatatatatatatatatatatatatatatatatatatatatatatatgatagtgaGATTATctcaactataaaaaatattttttttgtttaaaaataattaagtaggTAAGTTTATCTATTATTTAAAGTTACTTTTTTCAACTGCTACAGTTAAAATTGCGATCAATTTAGACGTAGATCCAATTAAAACTGCGATCAATTTAGGCGTAGATCCAACTGCTGCGGTTGGATCTCCTCCTGCAATttctactgcaacaattgaaattaaatatatcaaagcAAATACCGAATTTACATTTGTATATAAATTACAACTGTCGTGCAGATACAACTATATACAATCAAATAACCCACTAAATGAAGGGTCACAAAGttttgatgaatataaaaaCAGTTCTTTCGTAACTAAAAGCCAAGTATGCGAGGTAAGAACCTTTCGGAAAATGTACAATCCATGCAGAAACGTACATCTAATATTCACGAATCCTAAGATTAAGATAAAATAGAATATGACAAAATTAAGCCTAGAATGCAAAtcttacatataatttttatctagtttttttaaatatacagTAGAAGAACATTGTGCTTCCAATTTGATAATGCCATGGCCCCAGGCCTCCAACAAGGTGCAAATTTTTGACGAACCGGGTGCACAAGAATTTTGGCCGAGAGcggaataataatatatatatttaattttgcaattttagATCATACTTTAGTTTTTAgtctttaatttcaaacttttgctCGGAGCAACTACATGACATCACGTCCATTATCACTCGTCCCATCGGCACATTTAAATATCTTATCCGCActgttataataataataatattaatattaatccATCTTAGCATAATAAACGGattaaaatataagtaaaaaaaaaaaaacaaggtaaTAATCTAGCACGCTACAAGCAATAACTATagagcccctctctctctctctctctctctctcttctctctcggACTGCTctcttcgctttttttttttttttttaacttttttttttgggttttttctttttggctctCTTTTACGCTTCACCACTTTccagatattttatatttacattttagaAAGACCACGAGTGGGGACGTCTCCAACCTCTGACTCCGATCCTTCCAGATCcccaaatatattatatataatatataaagtttaataaaaaaaaaagaaaaaaaaaaaggaaagagttaCACGAGATGCGAAATTACAGATTTatccatcgtcgtcgtcgtcgtcgtcgtcgtcgttgttcaGCCGCAGAGGGCGCCCACCTCCCTGAGCCTGGGGACGAGGCGGCCGCTGAGGTGGAGGCCCATGAGCCCCTCGATCCCGCCGACGGGGGCGCCGCCGACGAAGAGCGCGGGGATCCCCCCCGCAGCGAGCagcagcgccgccgccgcctcctcctccgccccctccaCCTCGATCACCGTCGGGTGCGCCCCCACCGTCGCCAGGAGCCGCTTCATCACGTGGCACATGCAGCAGCCCCTCCTCGTGAAGATCACCACCGGGTTCTCCCTTATCAGCCGCTCCATCCTCGTCTCCGGCGCCTCCCCGCCGTCGATCGTCaaccccgccgccgccaccgccgcccctCCGCTCGGCAGCGGCCTACACCTCACCCCCTGCATCCAGATCCCCCCTAGCTAAATCCCCCAGATCTATAATCTACAAGAAGAGACCGACGAAATATTAGGGTAAACCGAGAGAgccgaggaagaagaagaagacgacgacgacgacgacgactaaggaggaggaggagaaagggatCGATCGATAGGAACGGATTCAGAGAGGGGGCGAAGTGGGATTTATATATAGTGGTGGTGGGAAGGGGGAGGGGAGAGGTGGGAGCAGGAGCTCCACAACTCACTCACATGGGGGGGAGGGGTAACGTCACTATGACGTGACGGGTTACCGGGTGGGGCCCGCGGTGTTGCGTCACGTGGCCGGCGAAGCGGAAGCGAGGAGTGACGGAGCGGGGGTGTACTGACTAAAGAGAGAGCGAACGGCAGGGAGCGATGATGCCGTCACCTGTCCcctctacactgtcacacttgcaccacgtcattaataacaagccaatcacattcctttttttcaaataaaaatgcaataaaaatattttttataatcatgatggaatATGTATTCTTcaaagaattaatttgattggtttgttacgtcacgtcactaatataccggttgcattctaaaatttttccacGTAAGGAGAGGCACCTCTACTCTCACGTGCGGGGCCCCCACGCCCGAATGACGTCACCCACAGGGCCAACCACGTGGCAATTAATTGTCTAGGGGAACGGTGGGGCCCGCAGCGACGTCACTGACACGTGGATAAACGGGCGACCGTTGACGTCCATTCCGCCCCGGTGCGGGCGCTAGTGGACCGTCCATTTTCGACATCGCACACGTCACCGGCGGGgataaataagataataataataataataataataataataaatgatgtCGTAATGCGACGTTTCCTCGACGCGACCTCCGATTGGTCGATGGGGGTCCTCCTCAATCAACGGCCGCTGATGCTCGCGGGGCACTCTCGTGAATATCTCCAACTCACGGGCTAAATGGTGGGGCC encodes:
- the LOC109715982 gene encoding glutaredoxin-C7-like, whose translation is MQGVRCRPLPSGGAAVAAAGLTIDGGEAPETRMERLIRENPVVIFTRRGCCMCHVMKRLLATVGAHPTVIEVEGAEEEAAAALLLAAGGIPALFVGGAPVGGIEGLMGLHLSGRLVPRLREVGALCG